Genomic DNA from Candidatus Eisenbacteria bacterium:
CCCGGAAAGAAGGGCGATCGCCTTTCTACTCGTGAGTCTCTCGTGATCCGCCGCCACTATTTCTGCTCCATTCCCTCTGTCGCTCCGCCTTCAGCGGGGCCGGCTTCCGGAAGAATGCTTCCGAGGGCGTAAGAATCAAAATTCGTCTTGGCCGCCTTCAACACCTCGTCTTTCGTGACTTTCCCTATACCGTCTAGATAACGGTCGGCGAAGTCGTATCCCACCCCGATGCACTCGTTCGTAGCGAGGTTGCCGGCCTGGCTTGCGTTCGACTCCATGTTTATGATGTACATCCCTCTCAGGTACTTCTTCGTACTGACAAGCTCGTCGTCCGTTATCCCATCAGCGCGCACCTTGCCCACTTCTTCCAGAACGCCGTCTCTGGCAACTTCGAACTTGTCGGGTTTCGTTCCGATGTACGCTCCGACGAACGCGTCTCGCGAATAGCCTGCGTAGAAGGAGCCCACCTGATACCCGAGCCCCTTCTTGTCCCTGAGCTCCGTGAAGAGCCTCGAATGCATCGAGCCGCCAAGCGCGGAGTCGAGAACCTGCGTGGCCAGATAATTGCTCTGTGAAGGACCGGGTGCCGGATATGCAATGACTATCCACGCCGACGAGCTTTCCTTGCGCGCCAGTTTCGTTCTGGATTCAGTAAGCGTGACCGCTGGCAATTCGACCGTTAGCCTCTTGCCCGCGCTCTTCAGTGTCTTTAGCCTCTTCCCGACCTCCTTTACGAATCTCTTCGAATCGAGATTCCCCACGGCCGCTATGACCATGTTCTCGGGTCTGTAGAAGCGCTCGTAGGCCTCCAGGACTTGCTCCCTTCCCAGCGTTTCCACGGTCTCCTCGTAGCCTTCTCCAGGCTTGTGGAACGGATGGGACCCGTAGAGAACCTCCTGCGCCAGGTCCACGGTGCTCGCGAGCAACTGGTCTTTTCTTTCCCTTATCCTGCGTATCTGGAGATTCTTCTCCTTGTTCACCTCTTCGGCGGGGAACGTCGGATTCAAGATCACGTCGAAGAACACGTCCAGGATTTTCTCCAGGCCTTCGGTCGTGCACGTCAGCTGTATGTATCCCACTTCCTTCGTGTTTCCCGCATTTATTCTCCCGCCCACGGACTCTATCTCGTTCGCTATCTGCTCCGCCGTCCTCGTCTTCGTGCCCTTGAGCAAGGATTGCTGAAGAAGCCTGGAAATTCCGGCCTCCTTGTCGCTTTCGAACTTTGCTCCCATCCCCAGACCCAACTGCACCGCAACGACGTCGTTGGCCTTCGACTCCTTGACAAGAATCGTGACTCCGTTCGCCAGCACCGTCTTAGTGACGCCGGCGGTGAGCTTTGTCCCGCCCGCGGCCTCGACGCCCGCGGTGACGAAAAGACTCGCGGAACATAAAAGGGCAATCACAAGACCTAACAACGCCGACTTCCCGAGCATGCTCATTCCTCCGTTTCTCACTCCGCTTCCTCCGCTCTTACTTCGACTCCTCCACGCCTTCTTCCGGGAGAATCATGGCAAGGGCGTGATGTTTGTCTGAAGTGTATTTCCTGACTATCTCCTGAACGTCAGAGGCTCTGACCGAATCCACCCTCTCTCGATAGTGCAGAAAGTCATCGAGCAGACCTTTTGTGTGCCCTTCGCCCAACATCGAAGCTCGGCCGTCGGTGGTTTCCGTTGAGAAGGCGAAGGACGTCTTGAGGAGAGCCTTGGCCTTCTCAACTTCCTCGGGAGAAGGGCCCGCCGTTGCCAGGGCCTTCAACTCCTCCAGAAGAGCCGCCTTCAGGCTATCTTCTTTGCCCGGCTCAAAGGTTGCGTCAAAACCGAAGACGCCCGCGTTCGTGAGGGGCCAAGACCACGCTGAGACGGAAGTGGCGAGTCGCTTATTCTCGACGAGTGACTGGTAGAGCCGCGAACTCTTGCCCTCGCTCAATATCGCCGCGGTCACTTCGAGCGGAAAGTACTCGCGGGGATTCTTGAGACCCTGCGTGACGAATCCAAGCATCATGTAGCCCTGCTTCACGTCCTTCCGCTCTATGCCCACTTTGTCGGTCGTGAGCTCCTGTACCTCGAAATCGGGGAAAGGACCCTCTCCCTGCTTCATGGGCTCGAAGTATTCGCCGATGGCCTTCGCGATCTCGGCGGTCTTCACGTCCCCCGCCACGACCACGACGATGTTTCCGGTCGTGTATTTCTCCGCCAGATAGTCGAGGAACGCCCGAGAGTCAATCGCGTTCAAAGTCTCGAACGTCCCGAGCACCGGTCTTTCGTACGGAGTGCCGGTTCCGAATTGCTTCTGAAACACGACGAACACGAGACTTGCAGGCGAATCCTCCTTGCGCCTTATCTCGGCCTTCACCACTTCCCTCTCGCGCGCCAGCTCGTCCGCATCGAAAACGGAATTGATCAGGGCGTCCGACAGGACATCGACGCCGACCAGGTAATTCTCGCTCGGCACGGTCACGTAGTAGTGAGTATATTCTATGGAAGTCCCGGCATTGTTGAGGCCGCCGAGTCCTTTCACGATCTTGTCCATCTCCCCGGCCGGGTGCTTCGGAGTTCCTTTGAAGAACATGTGCTCAAAGAAGTGTGAGATACCACCGACGCCTTCTTTCTCACATGCAGACCCGGTGTGACACCAGGCGTCTACGGTCACTATCGGACAAGCGTGCGACTCCTTGATGAGAGCAACGAGACCGTTCGAGTAGGTCACCTTGGTGACCGGCACGAGCGCTCCCGCGGCACCCTTGCCGAGTGTCTCGACGGTGTACGAGACGGCGGCCGGGCAATCGCGGTAAGAGAGCGCCGGCACGCAAGCAGCAAAGACCCAGAGGAACAGGAACACGCGCACAACGCGCACGGCGACGACGAACAAATCATCACATGGTTGCAATTGCTTGCTTCCCAGAGACATCAGATGTCCTCCTCATTCTAAGTTCCGTCGAGAACAACGATTCCATTTGCGTCGCAACGTACAAGGCTTCAATACGCCAAGAGTCTAGGCAGCCAGATACGCTATGTCAATCGTTATCTCACACTTGCGAGAGATGGGAAGAGTGAACCTCGTGAGTGGCGCGCTCACGCGACCTGTCCTCGGGCATCGCTTCCGGAGCTCTCCGGACTAAAGAGGAGCGTGAAAGTTGCCGAACACTAAAGAGGATAGGCATTGAGGAGAAAACAATCCTAGGGACAAGGAGGTGGCTCCCATGAAACACGCACGCTCTGCCGTGCCACCCTTCCTCACGTGTATCCTTTCGCTACTACTGATGCTGCTTCTTTCTCCGAACGTCGGGTTGCCGGCGCCGGAAAGGACGCGCGGGACCCAGGCAACCGCCGTCGCCAATCTCGATACCGCAAACCCCAGCGATTCGAGCGAGACGCG
This window encodes:
- a CDS encoding pitrilysin family protein; the protein is MRNGGMSMLGKSALLGLVIALLCSASLFVTAGVEAAGGTKLTAGVTKTVLANGVTILVKESKANDVVAVQLGLGMGAKFESDKEAGISRLLQQSLLKGTKTRTAEQIANEIESVGGRINAGNTKEVGYIQLTCTTEGLEKILDVFFDVILNPTFPAEEVNKEKNLQIRRIRERKDQLLASTVDLAQEVLYGSHPFHKPGEGYEETVETLGREQVLEAYERFYRPENMVIAAVGNLDSKRFVKEVGKRLKTLKSAGKRLTVELPAVTLTESRTKLARKESSSAWIVIAYPAPGPSQSNYLATQVLDSALGGSMHSRLFTELRDKKGLGYQVGSFYAGYSRDAFVGAYIGTKPDKFEVARDGVLEEVGKVRADGITDDELVSTKKYLRGMYIINMESNASQAGNLATNECIGVGYDFADRYLDGIGKVTKDEVLKAAKTNFDSYALGSILPEAGPAEGGATEGMEQK
- a CDS encoding pitrilysin family protein, encoding MSLGSKQLQPCDDLFVVAVRVVRVFLFLWVFAACVPALSYRDCPAAVSYTVETLGKGAAGALVPVTKVTYSNGLVALIKESHACPIVTVDAWCHTGSACEKEGVGGISHFFEHMFFKGTPKHPAGEMDKIVKGLGGLNNAGTSIEYTHYYVTVPSENYLVGVDVLSDALINSVFDADELAREREVVKAEIRRKEDSPASLVFVVFQKQFGTGTPYERPVLGTFETLNAIDSRAFLDYLAEKYTTGNIVVVVAGDVKTAEIAKAIGEYFEPMKQGEGPFPDFEVQELTTDKVGIERKDVKQGYMMLGFVTQGLKNPREYFPLEVTAAILSEGKSSRLYQSLVENKRLATSVSAWSWPLTNAGVFGFDATFEPGKEDSLKAALLEELKALATAGPSPEEVEKAKALLKTSFAFSTETTDGRASMLGEGHTKGLLDDFLHYRERVDSVRASDVQEIVRKYTSDKHHALAMILPEEGVEESK